The following coding sequences lie in one Saccharopolyspora hordei genomic window:
- the lepB gene encoding signal peptidase I, which yields MADVMRSGSAEEPHEAEHHSGAPDETGEGSRRRKPKDKKKGSFWRELPILIVTALVLTILIQAFIARVYVIPSQSMEQTLHGCTGCNNDRVLVDKITYRFSDPEPGDVVVFRGPQPWVQHEFQAEEPTNPVAGFFQSVASLLGFGAPDEKDFVKRVIAVGGQTVECCDAQNRVLVDGKPLNEPYLYWEPGRGVGQAEFAPVTVPPGHLWVMGDNRNDSADSRMQGGGGVNGAVPVENVIGKAQFIVLPPTRWQTVDDPNPQATALGAPAWQTGLPAGIGVAAAFPTVWLGRRLVGVVSKRRASE from the coding sequence GTGGCCGACGTCATGCGCAGCGGATCAGCGGAGGAGCCCCACGAGGCGGAGCACCACAGCGGTGCTCCGGACGAGACGGGGGAGGGTTCTCGCCGCCGCAAGCCCAAGGACAAGAAGAAGGGCTCGTTCTGGCGCGAGCTGCCGATCTTGATCGTCACCGCCCTGGTGCTGACGATCCTCATCCAGGCGTTCATCGCCCGGGTCTACGTGATCCCCTCGCAGTCGATGGAGCAGACGTTGCACGGCTGCACCGGCTGCAACAACGACCGCGTGCTGGTCGACAAGATCACCTACCGGTTCTCCGACCCGGAGCCCGGCGACGTCGTGGTGTTCCGCGGGCCGCAGCCGTGGGTCCAGCACGAGTTCCAGGCCGAGGAGCCGACCAACCCGGTCGCGGGCTTCTTCCAGAGCGTGGCCTCGCTGCTGGGCTTCGGCGCCCCGGACGAGAAGGACTTCGTCAAGCGGGTCATCGCCGTGGGCGGCCAGACGGTGGAGTGCTGCGACGCGCAGAACCGAGTGCTGGTCGACGGCAAGCCGCTCAACGAGCCGTACCTGTACTGGGAGCCGGGCCGCGGTGTCGGCCAGGCCGAGTTCGCCCCGGTGACGGTGCCGCCCGGCCACCTGTGGGTCATGGGCGACAACCGCAACGACTCGGCGGACTCCCGCATGCAGGGCGGCGGCGGCGTCAACGGCGCGGTGCCGGTGGAGAACGTGATCGGCAAGGCGCAGTTCATCGTGCTGCCGCCGACCCGTTGGCAGACCGTCGACGACCCCAACCCGCAGGCCACCGCGCTGGGCGCGCCGGCCTGGCAGACCGGCCTGCCTGCCGGGATCGGGGTGGCCGCGGCGTTCCCGACGGTGTGGCTGGGTCGTAGGCTCGTCGGTGTGGTGAGCAAGCGACGAGCCTCGGAGTGA
- a CDS encoding type II CAAX endopeptidase family protein translates to MGEQPEERPDPPSRAMRPVEGAADPDLHPRFWEAQLEAARRGSLAWGLAAFFLGYGGYYLFVLVLTAVRPERQGGFDPTAPPSTGPLLLLAFAPNVLLGLVPAVFSWWRGRGLRADFGIVPKRRDWKVGVACGLTALIGSWLLTLVIIAVSGPPPETDLARLMQGERTVWLFLFALFAFLGAPLTEELLMRGALWGALEHYRLPRYAILVLTSLIFALIHQEVWRTPVLFVGGLAIGAARMITGRVATSMIAHATNNFLPALLLFAVAR, encoded by the coding sequence GTGGGGGAACAGCCGGAGGAGCGGCCGGATCCGCCGTCGCGGGCCATGCGCCCGGTCGAGGGCGCCGCGGACCCGGACCTGCACCCGAGGTTCTGGGAGGCCCAGCTGGAGGCCGCCCGCCGCGGCTCGCTGGCCTGGGGCCTGGCGGCGTTCTTCCTCGGCTACGGCGGCTACTACCTGTTCGTGCTGGTCCTCACCGCGGTCCGGCCGGAGCGGCAGGGCGGGTTCGACCCGACCGCCCCGCCCAGCACCGGCCCGCTGCTGCTGCTCGCCTTCGCCCCGAACGTGCTGCTGGGCCTGGTGCCCGCGGTGTTCTCCTGGTGGCGCGGCCGCGGTCTGCGCGCGGACTTCGGCATCGTGCCCAAGCGCCGGGACTGGAAGGTGGGGGTGGCCTGCGGGCTCACCGCGCTGATCGGGTCCTGGCTGCTGACGCTGGTGATCATCGCGGTGTCCGGGCCGCCGCCGGAGACCGACCTGGCCCGGCTGATGCAGGGGGAGCGGACCGTCTGGCTGTTCCTCTTCGCGCTGTTCGCCTTCCTCGGGGCGCCGCTCACCGAGGAGCTGCTCATGCGCGGCGCGCTGTGGGGCGCTCTGGAGCACTACCGGCTGCCGCGCTACGCGATCCTCGTCCTGACCTCGCTGATCTTCGCGTTGATCCACCAGGAGGTGTGGCGCACCCCGGTGCTGTTCGTCGGCGGGCTGGCGATCGGCGCGGCGCGGATGATCACCGGCCGGGTGGCGACGAGCATGATCGCCCACGCCACCAACAACTTCCTGCCCGCGCTGCTGCTCTTCGCCGTCGCGCGGTGA
- the ffh gene encoding signal recognition particle protein, whose translation MFDTLSDRLTSVLTNLRGKGRLSEADIDATAREIRIALLEADVALPVVRSFIKGVKERAKGTEVSQALNPAQQVIKIVNEELVSVLGGETRRLQFAKNPPTVIMLAGLQGSGKTTLAGKLAKWLVGQGHTPLLVACDLQRPNAVNQLQVVGERAGVPVFAPEPGNGVGDPVEVSRRSIDEARRAQHDVVIVDTAGRLGVDEEMMKQAADIRDAISPDEVLFVLDAMVGQDAVNTAEAFRDGVGFSGVVLTKLDGDARGGAALSVREITGQPIMFASSGEKLEDFDLFHPDRMANRILGMGDVLTLIEQAEQAFDQEQAEKAAEKLGTGQLTLEDFLEQMQAVRRMGPLQNLLGMLPGANQMKDQLANFDEKHLDRIQAIIRGMTPEERADPKIINASRRQRIARGSGVTVSDINDLVNRFFEARKMMQQMAGGFGFGGGGGSKSRKGKKGKKGKKGKGPTQPKGMRGLPGGFPGMPPGGFPGMPPGGPDLSKLEGGLNELPPGFDPSKLNFGNGKKKK comes from the coding sequence GTGTTCGACACTCTCTCCGACCGGCTCACCTCGGTCCTGACGAACCTGCGCGGCAAGGGGCGGCTGTCCGAGGCGGACATCGACGCCACCGCGCGGGAGATCCGCATCGCCCTGCTCGAAGCAGACGTGGCGCTTCCCGTGGTGCGCAGCTTCATCAAGGGTGTCAAGGAGCGCGCCAAGGGCACCGAGGTGTCGCAGGCGCTCAACCCGGCGCAGCAGGTCATCAAGATCGTCAACGAGGAGCTGGTCTCGGTCCTCGGCGGCGAGACCCGGCGGCTGCAGTTCGCCAAGAACCCGCCGACCGTGATCATGCTGGCGGGTCTGCAGGGTTCCGGCAAGACGACGCTGGCGGGCAAGCTCGCCAAGTGGCTGGTCGGCCAGGGGCACACCCCGCTGCTGGTGGCCTGCGACCTGCAGCGGCCGAACGCGGTGAACCAGCTGCAGGTGGTCGGTGAGCGCGCCGGGGTGCCGGTGTTCGCGCCCGAGCCGGGCAACGGCGTGGGCGACCCGGTCGAGGTCTCCCGCCGCAGCATCGACGAGGCGCGCCGCGCCCAGCACGACGTCGTCATCGTCGACACCGCCGGCCGGCTGGGCGTCGACGAGGAGATGATGAAGCAGGCCGCCGACATCCGGGACGCGATCTCCCCGGACGAGGTCCTGTTCGTGCTCGACGCGATGGTCGGTCAGGACGCGGTCAACACCGCCGAGGCGTTCCGCGACGGCGTCGGCTTCTCCGGCGTGGTGCTGACCAAGCTCGACGGTGACGCCCGCGGTGGTGCCGCGCTGTCGGTCCGCGAGATCACCGGCCAGCCCATCATGTTCGCCTCCAGCGGCGAGAAGCTGGAGGACTTCGACCTGTTCCACCCGGACCGGATGGCCAACCGGATCCTGGGCATGGGTGACGTGCTCACCCTCATCGAGCAGGCCGAGCAGGCCTTCGACCAGGAGCAGGCGGAGAAGGCCGCGGAGAAGCTGGGCACCGGCCAGCTGACGCTCGAGGACTTCCTGGAGCAGATGCAGGCGGTGCGCCGGATGGGCCCGCTGCAGAACCTGCTGGGCATGCTGCCGGGCGCCAACCAGATGAAGGACCAGCTGGCCAACTTCGACGAGAAGCACCTGGACCGCATCCAGGCGATCATCCGCGGCATGACGCCCGAGGAGCGGGCCGACCCGAAGATCATCAACGCCTCCCGCAGGCAGCGCATCGCGCGCGGCTCCGGCGTGACCGTCAGCGACATCAACGACCTGGTCAACCGGTTCTTCGAAGCCCGCAAGATGATGCAGCAGATGGCTGGCGGCTTCGGCTTCGGCGGCGGTGGCGGCAGCAAGAGCCGCAAGGGCAAGAAGGGGAAGAAGGGGAAGAAGGGCAAGGGCCCGACGCAGCCCAAGGGCATGCGCGGCCTGCCTGGCGGCTTCCCCGGCATGCCGCCCGGCGGGTTCCCCGGCATGCCCCCCGGTGGCCCGGACCTGTCGAAGCTGGAGGGCGGCCTCAACGAGCTGCCCCCCGGTTTCGACCCCTCCAAGCTGAACTTCGGGAACGGCAAGAAGAAGAAGTGA
- the rimM gene encoding ribosome maturation factor RimM (Essential for efficient processing of 16S rRNA): MAVTEPETLAVGRVVRPHGVRGELVVEVLTDSPELRFAPGSVLGTQLRGKDRGQELTVAAARPHAGRLLLRVEGVDSRDAAEELRGVLLTVTTDALEPTEDPDEFHDHELIGLRAVQVSGDEVGEVRDVVHTPAGELLAVRTAEGREVLVPFVADIVPEVDVSAGTLVIDPPEGLLDE, encoded by the coding sequence ATGGCGGTGACAGAGCCGGAGACCCTCGCCGTGGGGCGCGTCGTCCGACCGCACGGTGTGCGGGGAGAGCTCGTCGTCGAGGTGCTCACCGACAGCCCCGAGCTGCGCTTCGCTCCCGGCTCGGTGCTGGGGACCCAGCTGCGCGGCAAGGACCGCGGACAGGAGCTCACCGTGGCAGCCGCCCGGCCGCACGCCGGGCGGCTGCTGCTGCGCGTCGAGGGGGTGGACAGCCGCGACGCGGCCGAGGAGCTCCGCGGCGTGCTGCTGACCGTCACCACCGACGCCCTCGAACCGACCGAGGACCCGGACGAGTTCCACGACCACGAGCTGATCGGGTTGCGGGCCGTCCAGGTCTCCGGTGACGAGGTCGGCGAGGTGCGGGACGTCGTCCACACCCCCGCCGGCGAGCTGCTGGCGGTGCGCACGGCCGAGGGGCGCGAGGTCCTGGTGCCGTTCGTGGCCGACATCGTGCCCGAGGTGGACGTGTCGGCGGGCACACTGGTCATCGACCCGCCCGAAGGCCTGCTGGACGAGTGA
- a CDS encoding amidohydrolase family protein — translation MSALHLRGVVLPDGAHRDLWIRDGRISLEPVPGAETVFDGGFVLPGLVDAHCHIGIGPEGPVELDEAAAQAELDRDAGTLLVRDCGAPIDTRPLQEREDLPRIVRAGRHLARPKRYIPHLADQLEDEEQLPAAVAEQAAYGDGWVKLVGDWIDRSVGDLAPLWSDEVLAEAIATAHRMGARVTAHVFGEDALPGLIAAGIDCIEHGTGLTDETVAMMAERGTALVPTLINVENFPSFAAAATKYPTYAAHMTDLYERADRTVAKAIEAGVPVYAGTDAGGGIAHGVLADEVFALHRVGMSTEQALGAASWQAREWLGWQGLEHGAPADLVCYDADPRKDLTELRSPRRIVLRGRVVDAA, via the coding sequence GTGAGCGCGCTGCACCTGCGCGGTGTCGTGCTGCCCGACGGCGCGCACCGCGACCTGTGGATTCGTGACGGCCGGATCAGCCTCGAGCCGGTGCCGGGCGCCGAGACCGTCTTCGACGGCGGTTTCGTGCTGCCCGGGCTGGTCGACGCGCACTGCCACATCGGCATCGGCCCGGAGGGGCCGGTGGAGCTGGACGAGGCGGCCGCGCAGGCCGAGCTCGACCGCGACGCCGGCACCCTGCTGGTCCGCGACTGCGGTGCGCCGATCGACACCCGGCCGCTGCAGGAGCGGGAGGACCTGCCGCGCATCGTCCGCGCCGGGCGCCACCTCGCCCGGCCGAAGCGCTACATCCCGCACCTGGCCGACCAGCTCGAGGACGAGGAGCAGCTGCCCGCCGCGGTGGCCGAGCAGGCGGCCTACGGCGACGGCTGGGTCAAGCTGGTCGGCGACTGGATCGACCGCTCGGTGGGCGACCTGGCTCCGCTGTGGAGCGACGAGGTGCTGGCCGAGGCGATCGCGACCGCGCACCGCATGGGCGCGCGGGTGACCGCGCACGTGTTCGGGGAGGACGCGCTGCCGGGGCTGATCGCGGCCGGCATCGACTGCATCGAGCACGGCACCGGCCTCACCGACGAGACCGTCGCGATGATGGCCGAGCGGGGCACGGCGCTGGTCCCGACGCTGATCAACGTGGAGAACTTCCCGTCCTTCGCGGCGGCGGCCACCAAGTACCCGACCTACGCCGCGCACATGACCGACCTGTACGAGCGGGCGGACCGGACGGTGGCGAAGGCGATCGAGGCGGGCGTGCCGGTCTACGCGGGCACCGACGCGGGCGGCGGCATCGCGCACGGCGTGCTGGCCGACGAGGTCTTCGCGCTGCACCGCGTCGGGATGTCCACCGAGCAGGCGCTCGGCGCGGCGTCCTGGCAGGCGCGCGAGTGGCTGGGCTGGCAGGGCCTGGAGCACGGCGCCCCGGCCGACCTGGTGTGCTACGACGCCGACCCCCGCAAGGACCTCACCGAGCTGCGCAGCCCTCGCCGCATCGTGCTGCGCGGCCGCGTCGTCGACGCGGCGTGA
- a CDS encoding YraN family protein: protein MRRKEITGPVSDVCTGNGRNELGEAGERLAAEMLERRGMTVLDRNWRCPQGELDIVAADGDTVVCCEVKARSGVDYGGPVYALNPEKITRIRSAARSWLAERRLVGCPVRFDFVSVLWPPGRPPRLRHLEGVF from the coding sequence GTGCGCCGCAAGGAGATCACCGGTCCGGTGAGCGACGTCTGCACCGGGAACGGCCGCAACGAGCTGGGGGAGGCCGGCGAACGGCTGGCCGCGGAGATGCTGGAACGGCGGGGGATGACCGTGCTGGACCGCAACTGGCGGTGCCCGCAGGGAGAGCTCGACATCGTCGCCGCGGACGGCGACACCGTGGTGTGCTGCGAGGTCAAGGCGCGCTCCGGCGTCGACTACGGCGGCCCGGTGTACGCGCTCAACCCGGAGAAGATCACGCGGATCCGCAGCGCAGCGCGGTCGTGGTTGGCCGAACGTCGGCTCGTGGGCTGCCCGGTCCGCTTCGACTTCGTATCGGTGCTGTGGCCACCGGGCAGACCACCGCGCCTCCGGCACCTCGAGGGGGTGTTCTGA
- a CDS encoding DUF2469 domain-containing protein, which translates to MSAEDLEKYETEMELQLYKEYRDIVGQFTYVVETERRFYLANAVDVQVRNSDSEVYFEVAMSDAWVWDMYRPARFVKNVRVITFKDVNVEELDKPDLRLPESGPFGS; encoded by the coding sequence ATGAGCGCCGAGGATCTCGAGAAGTACGAGACCGAGATGGAGCTTCAGCTCTACAAGGAGTACCGCGACATCGTCGGGCAGTTCACCTATGTCGTGGAGACCGAACGGCGCTTCTACCTGGCCAACGCGGTGGACGTGCAGGTGCGCAACTCCGATTCGGAGGTCTACTTCGAGGTGGCGATGTCAGACGCGTGGGTCTGGGACATGTACCGGCCGGCGCGCTTCGTCAAGAACGTCCGCGTGATCACGTTCAAGGACGTCAACGTGGAGGAACTGGACAAGCCGGACCTCCGGTTGCCGGAGAGCGGTCCCTTCGGTTCCTGA
- a CDS encoding RNA-binding protein, translating to MTVLADALEHLVRGIVDNPDDVRVQLLTTRRGRTLEVHVNPDDLGKVIGRGGRTATALRTVMSGIGGRGIRVDVVDTDR from the coding sequence GTGACGGTCCTCGCGGACGCGCTTGAACACCTGGTGCGCGGCATCGTCGACAACCCCGACGATGTCCGCGTCCAGCTGCTCACGACCCGGCGCGGTCGCACCCTCGAGGTGCACGTCAACCCCGACGACCTGGGCAAGGTGATCGGCCGCGGCGGGCGCACCGCCACCGCGCTGCGGACCGTGATGTCCGGCATCGGCGGGCGCGGCATCCGGGTCGACGTGGTCGACACCGACCGCTGA
- the trmD gene encoding tRNA (guanosine(37)-N1)-methyltransferase TrmD, producing MRIDVITIFPDYLNPLREALLGKAIERERISVGVHDLRDWTHDVHRAVDDSPYGGGPGMVMKPQVWGEALDSVCGTGAKGGPVPRLVVPTPAGRPFDQRTAVRWSAEPWLVFACGRYEGIDQRVIEDAATRMPVEEVSIGDYVLVGGEVAALVMIEAVARLLPGVLGNPLSAEQDSFSDGLLEGPCYTRPEVWRGRAVPDVLRSGNHAAIARWRRDQALARTYHRRPDLLEALPEGALDAADRAQLDRLRESDHSDESRDAGEAPR from the coding sequence ATGCGCATCGACGTCATCACGATCTTCCCCGACTACCTGAACCCGCTGCGGGAGGCGCTGCTGGGCAAGGCCATCGAGCGCGAGCGCATCTCGGTCGGCGTGCACGACCTGCGGGACTGGACGCACGACGTGCACCGCGCGGTGGACGACAGCCCCTACGGCGGCGGCCCCGGCATGGTGATGAAGCCCCAGGTGTGGGGTGAGGCGCTGGACAGCGTGTGCGGGACCGGCGCGAAGGGCGGGCCGGTGCCGCGGCTGGTCGTGCCCACCCCGGCCGGTCGCCCGTTCGACCAGCGCACCGCCGTCCGCTGGTCCGCCGAGCCGTGGCTGGTGTTCGCCTGCGGCAGGTACGAGGGCATCGACCAGCGGGTGATCGAGGACGCGGCCACCCGGATGCCGGTGGAGGAGGTCTCCATCGGCGACTACGTGCTGGTCGGCGGCGAGGTCGCCGCGCTGGTGATGATCGAGGCGGTGGCCCGCCTGCTGCCCGGGGTGCTGGGCAACCCGCTGTCCGCCGAGCAGGACTCGTTCTCCGACGGCCTGCTCGAGGGGCCCTGCTACACCCGCCCCGAGGTCTGGCGCGGGCGCGCGGTGCCGGACGTGCTGCGCTCCGGCAACCACGCCGCGATCGCCCGCTGGCGGCGCGACCAGGCGCTGGCCCGCACCTACCACCGGCGGCCCGACCTGCTGGAGGCGCTGCCGGAGGGGGCCCTGGATGCGGCCGACCGCGCGCAACTCGATAGACTGCGCGAGTCGGATCACTCCGATGAGTCCCGGGATGCCGGAGAAGCGCCCCGCTGA
- a CDS encoding CPBP family intramembrane glutamic endopeptidase, producing the protein MPVNEAQQPPSTEDGGSPERSSTPPVRTHRWGLGAFFLTQAVFVLVSVTLAAALGTPDAETLAVMLMLPTVLAGALAVVITMVRGNGPRLDFGLEWRWSDVTTGLAIGGVGLVTTTIATSLWAEWVGQDNAHSTVSSLLEGVRLPPAVAVLVFLHIWLIAPLCEELLYRGLLWGAMERMRWSQLNVFVLSTAVFAIGHLEPERTALLLVIAIPIGVARMVTGRLTASVVAHQVNNFLPALGLLLISLGLLPA; encoded by the coding sequence ATGCCCGTGAACGAAGCGCAACAGCCACCGTCGACCGAGGACGGGGGATCCCCGGAACGGTCGAGCACGCCCCCCGTCCGCACGCACCGGTGGGGACTCGGTGCGTTCTTCCTGACGCAAGCGGTGTTCGTGCTCGTGTCGGTGACGCTGGCGGCCGCCCTCGGCACCCCGGACGCCGAGACGCTGGCGGTCATGCTGATGCTGCCCACCGTGCTCGCCGGGGCGCTGGCGGTGGTGATCACCATGGTGCGCGGCAACGGCCCGCGGCTGGACTTCGGCCTGGAGTGGCGCTGGTCGGACGTGACCACCGGGCTCGCCATCGGGGGCGTGGGCCTGGTCACCACCACGATCGCGACCTCGCTGTGGGCGGAGTGGGTGGGCCAGGACAACGCCCACTCGACGGTGAGCAGCCTGCTCGAGGGGGTGCGGCTGCCCCCGGCCGTGGCCGTGCTGGTCTTCCTGCACATCTGGCTGATCGCCCCGCTGTGCGAGGAACTGCTCTACCGCGGGCTGCTGTGGGGCGCGATGGAGCGGATGCGCTGGAGCCAGCTCAACGTGTTCGTGCTCAGCACCGCGGTCTTCGCGATCGGCCACCTGGAGCCGGAGCGCACCGCGCTGCTGCTGGTGATCGCCATCCCGATCGGGGTGGCCCGGATGGTCACCGGCCGGCTGACCGCCAGCGTGGTGGCCCACCAGGTGAACAACTTCCTGCCCGCCCTCGGCCTGCTGCTGATCTCGCTCGGCCTGCTGCCCGCCTGA
- the rpsP gene encoding 30S ribosomal protein S16, whose translation MAVKIKLARIGKIREPHYRIVVADARTRRNGRAIETIGQYHPKENPSGIVVNSERVQYWLGVGAQPTDPVRNILEITGDWQKFKGLPGAEGKLKKPEPKPSKQELFEAALAAANEEPSVEATTPKKKGGKKAEDKAEERKTEEGQA comes from the coding sequence GTGGCTGTGAAGATCAAGCTCGCCCGGATCGGCAAGATCCGCGAGCCGCACTACCGCATCGTCGTCGCCGACGCCCGCACCCGCCGCAACGGCCGGGCCATCGAGACGATCGGGCAGTACCACCCGAAGGAGAACCCGAGCGGCATCGTCGTCAACTCGGAGCGGGTGCAGTACTGGCTGGGTGTCGGGGCACAGCCGACCGACCCGGTGCGCAACATCCTGGAGATCACCGGTGACTGGCAGAAGTTCAAGGGCCTGCCGGGCGCCGAGGGCAAGCTGAAGAAGCCCGAGCCGAAGCCGAGCAAGCAGGAGCTGTTCGAGGCCGCGCTCGCCGCCGCCAACGAGGAGCCGTCCGTCGAGGCCACCACCCCGAAGAAGAAGGGTGGCAAGAAGGCCGAGGACAAGGCCGAGGAGCGCAAGACCGAGGAAGGTCAGGCGTGA
- a CDS encoding ribonuclease HII, translating to MTVAEFRPPRSVIRRSSGNWALQSALDRRGLGPVAGVDEAGRGACAGPLVVAACVLKPGDGRRFEGLTDSKALSEDERERLFDRITARALSWSTVVIPAEEVDALGIHVANLEGMRRAVARLSEHPGYVLTDGFRVQGLATPSVAVVKGDMVAACVAAASVLAKVTRDRLMSEELHRAFPVYGFDVHKGYCTPMHSARLTEHGPCEEHRWSYANVVAAAQRHGMRSPRAVSSKPGLFDASEGEVVDNEVL from the coding sequence GTGACGGTGGCGGAGTTCCGGCCGCCGAGGTCGGTGATCCGGCGCAGCAGTGGCAACTGGGCTCTCCAGAGCGCGCTGGACCGCCGCGGCCTCGGTCCGGTGGCCGGCGTGGACGAGGCGGGGCGCGGGGCGTGCGCCGGTCCGCTGGTGGTGGCGGCGTGCGTCCTCAAGCCGGGCGACGGTCGGCGCTTCGAGGGGCTGACCGACTCGAAGGCGCTGTCCGAGGACGAGCGGGAACGCTTGTTCGACCGCATCACGGCACGCGCGTTGAGCTGGTCGACCGTCGTGATCCCCGCCGAGGAGGTGGACGCGCTCGGCATCCACGTGGCCAACCTCGAGGGCATGCGGCGCGCGGTCGCCCGGCTCTCCGAACACCCCGGGTACGTGCTCACCGACGGGTTCCGGGTGCAGGGCCTGGCCACGCCGAGCGTGGCCGTGGTGAAGGGCGACATGGTGGCGGCCTGCGTGGCGGCGGCCTCGGTGCTCGCGAAGGTGACCCGTGACCGGCTGATGAGCGAGGAGCTGCACCGCGCGTTCCCGGTCTACGGGTTCGACGTGCACAAGGGGTACTGCACGCCGATGCACTCGGCGCGGCTGACCGAGCACGGGCCGTGCGAGGAGCACCGCTGGTCCTACGCCAACGTGGTGGCCGCGGCGCAGCGGCACGGGATGCGCTCGCCGCGTGCGGTGAGCAGCAAGCCCGGGCTGTTCGATGCTTCCGAGGGGGAAGTGGTGGACAATGAGGTTTTGTAG
- the rplS gene encoding 50S ribosomal protein L19, with protein sequence MNTLDALDAQSLRSDIPAFRPGDTLKVHVRVIEGSRERTQVFQGVVIRRQGDGIRETFTVRKVSFGVGVERTFPVHTPNIAQIEVVSRGHVRRAKLYYLRDRRGKAAKIKEKRETAAS encoded by the coding sequence ATGAACACCCTGGACGCGTTGGACGCCCAGTCGCTGCGCTCCGACATCCCGGCCTTCCGGCCCGGTGACACGCTGAAGGTCCACGTCCGCGTCATCGAGGGTTCGCGCGAGCGGACTCAGGTCTTCCAGGGCGTGGTCATCCGCCGGCAGGGCGATGGCATCCGGGAGACCTTCACCGTGCGCAAGGTTTCCTTCGGTGTCGGTGTGGAGCGGACGTTCCCGGTGCACACCCCGAACATCGCGCAGATCGAGGTCGTGTCGCGCGGTCACGTTCGGCGGGCGAAGCTGTACTACCTGCGCGACCGGCGCGGCAAGGCCGCGAAGATCAAGGAGAAGCGGGAGACCGCCGCTTCCTGA